One Podospora pseudopauciseta strain CBS 411.78 chromosome 4, whole genome shotgun sequence genomic window, CTTGCTTCCTCTACACTTCGAAGCCCGAAGAAAGATTATCCGAATCCAATTGCATTGCAGTTGAGAGCTCTGCGATTGTGAGAGGCCGAGCGGCGTAAAGATTCCAGGTCAACAGAGCCTTCAAGAAATATTGGTCTGGAAAACGGTTGAACAACGTGTCCAGTAACACGAAAAGAGCTTTGTTGCTTGCTGTCAGGCTGAGCATGTGGTTCAAGGCAGTCAAACAGGGGCTGAGACGAGAAACTATTCGGCCGTCCCTCCTCGACCGCCGTCAATCATCAAAATAAGAAGAGGCAGTCACCTACCGAATAGAGGGGAAAATAGACACCGGCCCAGTCAGTATTGCCAACACTGGTGGGACCAGAGGGATGGAGAAAACAGTATCAAAAACGATCCGTGACGATGCCCGTGTGGTAGGGGGCACATTATGCGACAAATCAGGCTATGATCGTGAAGTTGGAGGCTCAGCGAAAATCCGACACTAAAGTTTGGGGTTCCAAGTCACCTTCGCTGCGCGAGGCTCCTTGTTCGCGAGGACAATCTGCACTTTGAGTGCAACGTTACTATAAAGTCGGAGACCGACTGGAAGTCAAAACTGGGTCGTCGGTTGATCGGGACAACACCTCCTGACGACCCGGTGTGGTTCAACCCCGAAATGAAACCTACCAACAAACTCCGGAGGTTGGGCTATGACACTGAGAACCTGGGTGAATTGGATCTCAAAGAGTTTGTCGAGATCCAAGATTACGCCCCCACCAACTCCAGTCTTCGCAAATTTCCAGCCAGTGAAACTGTTCAAGGCAAAGGGCCTGGTTTGGAAGCGGTGTTACACAACACACTGCGACAATCGGGCCTTGATATTCCGGCGAGGCTCTGATCCCCACGACTTGATTGGCTGTATGTGATGGACGTCTTCATCGTCACAGATCTTCTTTTTTGGCGCATGTTCAGCCATGCTCATTTTTGACAGAACACCCATCCAATATATCGGTTCCATTGGTCTATCGAAATCCTTCCCCTCAGATATCACCAGGACACCATGAAGTATCCGCCAGAAGATGAGACTCGTGACAGCGATActggtgagggagagaaggATGACTCGGACGATGATAAGAAAGAGTCAGTTGAGGAACTCGTGAACAAGATTCTTGACAATGTTTAAGGGGCAACAAAACCACTCACAATTTTAGAGCCGACTGGGACCGCCTGGCACAGGTGCCGAATACGATTGACAAGGAGAATGCACTTCACCTCTTAGTAAAGGCAATGAAACGCAAGCTTCCGGGAAAAGACACAAAACCGGAGGATATGATAGAGTTTTTGGTCAAACATAAGAACGGCCTCATGTTTGACCAAACAGGTATCGCTACACGCCCCTCCTTCGTGCAATtgaggagaaaaaagaagacctGGTAAGGTGGATATGCCTTTACAGCAATCATGAAAAAGGCGATTCTGTGCTCAGCATGGCCGACAAtcaagagaaggaaaaacTGGCAAGCATTGAAGATATACAGGCATCGTTATCATGAGGCCAGACTAACTCGGGCCTTGACAGTATCCATGTGGCAATTGACAAAAGTTCGAAAGTCCTACCCGAACTCATCAAGTTGGCTAAATCGGAGACATTGACGGCCAAGGATGTGAAGGGCAATACCACGTCCACCACGCCGTTGAATACAGGAGGTGTCGAGAAGGGCAACTAGCTGTTGTGGAACTTATCACCTCCAAGGGCCTGGCTGCCTCCGATCCCATCCAAGATTGAGACTTCAATAATGACGGCCGATcgttttatttttattatatcttcacaaaacaaaagcccTTCGACAAAGCGGCAAAAAAAATGAAGCACATTGAACGAAGGCTAGCAGTCTTGACACCTCCAttgacaaggacaagaaaaGCAGGTTCTTCGATCAACAGAAACTTGGCATGAATCTCAAGGACAAGGCAACAGCTGAGCTGCCGATCATTATTCCGAATAGCATCAGCGGACAGCATTCATTTACACCCAACCTGAAGCTTGATCTGACAAAGTACGGGAATCGTGATCCGCAAAGTCCGCGACAATGACTCCTTACACATCTGGCCAAGGGCGAGACCTCTCGCCAGCGCCAGCGCCAGGGGCTCACTTGAGGCCTGAGTCGAAACCCATAGACTGCACTGAGAAAAAGTCAGATCCAAATCTGAGACCAAGACCCGATGAGGAGACTGCCAAGGAAATCGAGCGGTTTCTCCAATTACACTATGTCCGTTCTAGGCTATACGACAAGTGCATGGACATTCTCTACGGACTAGACACACCACCAGGTATGAAGCCCTCGACTCATTGGAGTACCGTATGCTTATCCCCCCGTTCCTATTCACATCCACTGACACATCAAAGACGTGGAGCTTTCTTTTGATCTTTCCGGCTACGACAACTCTACAGTTTCCGAAGAGGAGTTCAAGATCTTCCTAGGAAAGCTCAAGTTCAGTGATGTGCTCCAATATGTTGGGATTCCAAAAGTCCCGCTCATCCATCGGAAAGCTGCTGTTAGTCGGGAGCCTCGTGGCAGTGCTATTGGGAGAAATGATCTCCTCTTTGTGTCTGACTGCCTTCGTGACAAGGGAGTCAAATCCATCCTTGTCGTCATGGTGGACGATGAGCCGACCGTATCCGACAACTCAGAAGCCTCACATACCTGACCACACACTGATGAAGCAATTGAGAGATCACTTAAAGGCTTTGGGATCCAAATCTGGGATTGGAAAAAAACAGATACATTCTCCGAGGTTATCTGGAATGTTGCGCCGAATGTGCGCGAGGTTCAACTTTACTAGAACGGCAACAATGCCGTCTTGAGAGGCTGGGCTAAGCCAGGCGGACTCAGGAAGTTGAGCAAGCTAAAGCAGGTGTTCCTTTCCATTGGAGAGGTACGTTGTTTGCGATTACTGAGCTCTCTGAGACAGAGTGGAAGCGGAACTAATACCTGGCGGAGATCAGAATCAGAAGCCCGAACTGACACCTATGTTATGGACTTTTGTCGTGCGCATGAAGGAACTCTGCCCCGGAGTCAAGGTCCTCCGTACCGAAACCACACAGAATTATTAGCCTACCCGCGTACCCCGCGGAATGTTGGCAAGCAACAAACCAAAGATGAATGGATCAAGTGCATGAATGAgttccaccacctcctctaCCTAGCCGAGAAAAAACTTTGATGGGGAAATCGACGCTGGGGGCTCAAACACTCTGCGGCAGATTGTGGGCGCTAGCATCAAAATTGCCCTTATAGACGACGGCGTCGACTACAAAGATCTCCCCAAGCGCACCTTCATCGGAGGACACAGCTTTTCTACTCGAGACAAAGAGCGCAACCTGATCCATCCGCATTATGTCTCCAGCGTGGGCCACGGGACCGCCATGGCTAGACACATCTACTACATGTGTCCAAGCGCTGAAATATACGTCTTGCGGCTGGAAGACTACCACCACCTAGAGGACCCAAACCTTCGACTGATAGCAGCAAGAAGTGCCGTAAAAGCCATCAGGGCTGCGGTGCGCAAGGAGGTGAACATCAATTCCATGCCATGGACTATCGAACCTACGGGAACAGAAGGAGACCAGAACCTGGGACTGACAATCGCCGATGCGGCACAGAGAGGTATCCCCATGTTTTACTCTGCCAGTGACCGTGGAGCAAAGCAGAACGTCACATACTCTTCCAAGGCCGCCCCGGAAGAATCTTTACCATCGGTGCAGCATCAGTCTGGGGAAATGCCGTTGCATCAGTCGGGAGTTTAGATCGGATAACATTCACTTTACCAGGAGAAAGAGTCAGCGTGCCTGGAAGCGAAAGAGCCAGTCTGTCTTTCAGGAAACCGTCTGGATCATCAGTCGCCACGGCGCTAGGTGCAGGATTAGCAGCTCTGATGTTGTGCTGCGTGAAGGTTCATTTGGTCCTGGCCAAACCAGGGCcggaaaaggaaaggatTCAACAGGATTACAGCTTGTTATTGAAGCATGAAATCATGCTAAAGGTCATTTATGGAATTGGCATGACACCTGACACCAAGTTTGTAAAGGTCTGCGGCGTATTTAGAAAGAGTACTTCAGCGGAAAGAGCAGGCCCATTTAATAGCAGAGGTTGGGAAGACACTGTGCGCAAAACTGCTGTAGATAGTGTAGTTCAACTAGCACCCAAGATGACTTGAGGCAGGTAGATTGCTGCAGTGACGGAAAGAATGCTATTCAATTTCGTTCGACGGCAAGCTTCATTTTTCTCAAGCATGTTGAAACCTGACTGAACTAAAGATAGGGTGCATCAAGGCCGCCGGCCAATAGAACTGCAAGCAGAACGTCTAAGGTGCTCTTGTTAGGGGCGGATATACTGATTCAATGTCGATGGATAACTCGGAGCGAATGGCTCAATCAACATGATTGGGGTGTGCGAGGCACGAAAAGACGAAAAAGAGAGCAAGTCATGAAAGCGAGGAAAAGGCGCTGACAGACAGCATTGGGGAAAAGAGGTGGTCAGTTATACAAGTGGTTAGGGCTCATATCGTCTAGTTCATGTGCGATAAGGTGACACCGTGCGACTGGTCCAGTGACGTAATGAAATCTTCgcaccaaccacccacctctcAGCCAACGCAACActctcgccgccgccgccgcaaccTGGAACCTGCTGAGACTTGCTGTGCCCGCCTCGGATTTATTCCGTCATTCGTCTCCATTTCTCTCGAGCAAATATTCTAGATCTCTCCTCACTTCCCGCACACTCAACCTTCTCCCATCTCAAGCCAAGAAACACAAGAAAGCTTAATCCGACATCTCCAACGGTTCTCTCCACAGTTCATCGCAACCCCCACACActcaccagcatcaccatgtcTCCTCAAGGCCCCACCACTCAATCGCCCATGATCAtggatgctgctgctgtccagCGCCCAGAGAATGCGCACCTGGATAGCAACTTACAGACGAGCCAGCCGGCAACATTTCAACCGATGGGTATGTTTCGGTCATTTCACCCCCAGAATTGGACTGTATCAACTGACAGGCAAATCAGATACCCAGAAGCCACACGAAGACTCAGAGGTCGGTCTGAGAGGTGGTGATCGCGGTGGCTGCTGCCCTGGTCGTTTCTGCTTCATCATTCCCTGCCCATTGCCCTGCGACTGCTGCATCATCTAAGCGCTCTCAATCCCTTTCTTGATGTCATCACAAGGGTGGACAACTTCAATGTGGAATTATATTTGTTTACTGGATCGGACTGGGTGGTAATTTTGAGGGAGCTGGCTAGATAGAGTACCAGCCATGCATGAGCAATGACATCCCTATTTCTTGCAGAGACTTTGCTTGACTCTCAACCTGCATCTTCTTGTAACAAGGACCCATCGATGAATGGGAATAGGGATTCATCCGATGCAGCTTACTACCTGCAACAGTGCTTACTACATGCTCACGAGGTCCATGGGGAGTTCTGGGCACTGCAGGGTTTACTTGGCTGTTGCCAGATCCCTCATTGataccaccaacaacccaagCAACATGCAAAGTTCGAGTCTCGGCTCATTCTCTGCGTCGGTATGCAACCTATCAACTGTTGCATGACAGTCCCTCCAGCCAGTAAGCAAGATGTGGCTCGCATGCCTCCAAATTGTGTTGCGACTATAAGTCCGAGTTTGAGGTTGTAAACATGTGCAACCTTTTACTGGTTGAATGCCGCCCATAAAGGTGTCAGAGTCACGCATTTCACTACCGCTTTTGACCGTTTCTGCACTGAGACTCAGTTGGACATCACCATGGGCCTCTACAAAGAGCTACCGGAATCCCTCACCGAGGTCGACATTATCATCGCCGGAGGTGAGACTCTCACCGTTCTAATTAATGACAAGCAGTGAACGAGAGGCCTAACTTAGCGGGCAGGTGGCACGGCCGGTTGTATTGTCGCCGCAAGACTAACAGATGCTGATCCCAACCTTTCCATCCTGGTGATTGAGCGCGGCAGCAATAATGACCTGCCCACAATCGCATATCCGCTGTTCTTCATGCAAAACATTGTGCCAGGCAGCAAGGCAAGCATTTTTTACCAAACAGCGCCGGAGGAGCAGCTGGATGGTCGAGAGATCATTGTccctgctggtggtgttctcGGGGGCGGGTCGTCGATCAACCTGATGATGTACACTCGGGCTCAGAGGTCCGACTTCGACGGGTGGGGTGTGCCGGGTTGGTCTGCTGATGAGATGTTGCCGTATCTAAAGAAGGTCAGTATTAACCAAGGGATGCTTTGAGAGACTGGATTCACTGACACACTTAAAGCTGGAGACTTATCACGGAGTGGACCACAATGGAACGCATGGTCATGATGGTCCCATTAATGTTTCTACTGGCACTTTCACATCTACCAGGTTCCAAAATGAGTTCCTTTCTGTAGTCGAAGAAACGGGATGGCCCACAAGTGATGATCTCCAGAACCTGGACTCCTCGAATGGAATTGGTATGTTCTGTGCCAGTTTGCAGCTAAACTCCCATCGACCTGTTAATCGGGAACACAGGAGCCCAACCCGCCCTCCGCTATGTATCTCCCGACGGTGCGCGTCAAGATACCGCGAACCGCtacctccacccccgcctccAATCCAGCACCAATCCCAACCTCCATGTCCTCCTCGAAACAAGCGTCATCCGTGTCCTCTTTGACGACAACAAGCGCGTCAGGGCTGTAGAGTTCACCCGCAACCCGCTTTACCACGACACTCATTCACCCACCCAAACGGTCAAAGCCCGCAAAACGATAGTCATTTCCTCCGGCGCCCTGGGCACACCGCCCATTCTCGAGCGATCTGGCATTGGCTCCCCCGAAGTTCTCTCCCGCGCCAAAGTTGAAGTAGTTGTCCCCCTACCCGGAGTTGGCGCAGAATACGAAGACCACCAACTCTGCGTGTACCCTTACCACTCCTCTTTATCCCCATCGGAGACAGCCGATTCTGTCGCCCTTGGTCGCGTAGATCCAGCCACCCTGATCCAAAATAATGACCCAACCCTGGGGTGGAACACTATGGATGTAACCTGCAAGCTCCGCCCTCTTGCCGACAAAGACATCACCGACCTAGGACCGGCCTTTGAAGCCGCCTGGAACAACGACTTCGCCAACACCCCCGACAAGCCCCTCGGCATGATCGCCCCCGTAGCCGTtttccccaacaaccccgaccTCGTTTCCGCATTCGGCCCGGATAAACAGTACTTCTCCATCAGCTGCTTCACCGTCCACCCTTACTCCCGCGGCCACATCCACATCACCAGCCCCGAACTGACCTCCCCACCAGACTTCAAAACCGGCTTCTTGACCGACAAAAACAATCTTGACATCAAAATGCACATCTGGTTGTACAAAACCCAACGTGAAATCGCCCGACGATTGCCCCTCTACCGCGGTGAAGTCACCCCCTgccacccccctttccctccctcctccaaagccaGCGCAGtccacctcaaccaacccctcaacGGCAAGGTCAACAACATCTCCTACACCCCCCAAGATGACGCCATAATCGAGCAGCATATCCGTCAAAATGTCAGCACGACCTGGCACTCCCTCGGCACATGCAAAATCGGGTCGGTAGTGGACGAAAACCTGAATGTGTACGGCACCACAGGCCTCAAGATCGCCGATTTGAGCGTCCTGCCTGGGAATGTAGCTGCGAATACGAATAACATGGCcatggcggtgggggagaaggcggcggGTGTTATTATTGGGGAGCTTGGTCTTGGTATTTAGCTAGATACATGATAGGAGGGTTAGATGTAGCGAAACATGTTGTCCCTCACGCCTCTCTTCATCGCGACTGGCTTCCCGTCTTCGTACTCGACGCCTGATTCGCCTCCTTCGCCTGAGAGGCCTTCCATTTTCAGGCGGAGCTCTTCGTCTAGTTCTTTGAgggttttcttcttttttggtgGGGTGGCATCTTCTTGGGGGCTGGGCGGCGGTGTTTCTGTGGATGGCTGTGATGAGGGCTgctggttgggttggtggtgttgctgttggatGGAGCGTGTTTGCGTCGAATGAGGGAGATATATTTCAATGGCCGACGACTTTGAGACCCGTGGTAGGGCAGGGATTCTTTTCGGTATTCTAAGCATTTTCGCAGTTTTTGCTCGGTGGGAGAAATCGATTTGGGTGCGAAAGGGAAGACTTGGCATTGGAGGCTGATGAGGTGAGGTTAACAACAGAGCTTTGGTGGAGTTTTGTGGAGCCACGGGCGGTGATGTCACTACCGAAGATCAGCAGGGACAGAGCTTGTACGTAGGTAGTGAACGACCCACTACAGTGAGAAGCGACCACGCCCGGAGCATTTGTGCCCGAGTTGCAAACACTGGCTCTTCATCTGAAGTTCCTGAACTTCTGCGTTGGCAACACGCGGGGTCCACGGGCCCCAAGCTCGTTAGCCATGGGGGACAGTTCAACGCCAAACACTAACAATTAAAACACAAGCAATGGTCAACCTCCAACTCAATgtttccagctcctccgccctTCGCCTTGCCCGCCTTAAAGACATCCCCCAAATTGGCATGATCGCAgcctcatccttcttctaTTCCTCATGGTTCACTTATGAGAGATCTCATCACGGCAAGTATCCCACAGACACCCTCTCAAGCTACCGCAATTCCTTTCGCAATGCCATCCTCGACCCTGACTCCATAGTCCTAGTCGTACAAGACAATCTTGACCAATCTGAAAGCAAACACGTGCATGAAGCGTTGGCTGGGGTATATCCTCCGTTTGAGGAGCAAATTCCGCGAGACTCTCTCAACAAGGGGAAGGCCGTTGTATCAGTTGCAACCTTGCCCCTACTGCCAGGCTCCCTGCGTCATGGGCAGTTCCAACCCAACGGTAAAGTCTCTACCTCACTCTGTTGGTTCATCGTGGCTGCAAACAGCATCACTGACGATGTGATCTTTTGCCTCCAATAGGGACGGTCCACCAAACACTGACGATCCGGTTTTGACGCGCGACAAAGACCCAGTGGGGGCTAAGATATTTGACGACACGATTTTCATCCCGAAGAGCTCGCGTACGTTGCGATCCATTTCGGTAGTGTTATATAAGCCGCCGCGAGCTAAA contains:
- a CDS encoding hypothetical protein (COG:S; EggNog:ENOG503NYGQ), with protein sequence MTPYTSGQGRDLSPAPAPGAHLRPESKPIDCTEKKSDPNLRPRPDEETAKEIERFLQLHYVRSRLYDKCMDILYGLDTPPDVELSFDLSGYDNSTVSEEEFKIFLGKLKFSDVLQYVGIPKVPLIHRKAAVSREPRGSAIGRNDLLFVSDCLRDKGVKSILVVMVDDEPTRSLKGFGIQIWDWKKTDTFSEVIWNVAPNNGNNAVLRGWAKPGGLRKLSKLKQVFLSIGENQKPELTPMLWTFVVRMKELCPGVKVLRTETTQNY
- a CDS encoding hypothetical protein (EggNog:ENOG503P7HE), with translation MVNLQLNVSSSSALRLARLKDIPQIGMIAASSFFYSSWFTYERSHHGKYPTDTLSSYRNSFRNAILDPDSIVLVVQDNLDQSESKHVHEALAGVYPPFEEQIPRDSLNKGKAVVSVATLPLLPGSLRHGQFQPNGTVHQTLTIRF
- a CDS encoding hypothetical protein (CAZy:AA3; COG:E; EggNog:ENOG503NXIY), whose protein sequence is MGLYKELPESLTEVDIIIAGGGTAGCIVAARLTDADPNLSILVIERGSNNDLPTIAYPLFFMQNIVPGSKASIFYQTAPEEQLDGREIIVPAGGVLGGGSSINLMMYTRAQRSDFDGWGVPGWSADEMLPYLKKLETYHGVDHNGTHGHDGPINVSTGTFTSTRFQNEFLSVVEETGWPTSDDLQNLDSSNGIGAQPALRYVSPDGARQDTANRYLHPRLQSSTNPNLHVLLETSVIRVLFDDNKRVRAVEFTRNPLYHDTHSPTQTVKARKTIVISSGALGTPPILERSGIGSPEVLSRAKVEVVVPLPGVGAEYEDHQLCVYPYHSSLSPSETADSVALGRVDPATLIQNNDPTLGWNTMDVTCKLRPLADKDITDLGPAFEAAWNNDFANTPDKPLGMIAPVAVFPNNPDLVSAFGPDKQYFSISCFTVHPYSRGHIHITSPELTSPPDFKTGFLTDKNNLDIKMHIWLYKTQREIARRLPLYRGEVTPCHPPFPPSSKASAVHLNQPLNGKVNNISYTPQDDAIIEQHIRQNVSTTWHSLGTCKIGSVVDENLNVYGTTGLKIADLSVLPGNVAANTNNMAMAVGEKAAGVIIGELGLGI
- a CDS encoding hypothetical protein (EggNog:ENOG503P8KB); the protein is MSPQGPTTQSPMIMDAAAVQRPENAHLDSNLQTSQPATFQPMDTQKPHEDSEVGLRGGDRGGCCPGRFCFIIPCPLPCDCCII